One window of Solwaraspora sp. WMMA2056 genomic DNA carries:
- a CDS encoding IS3 family transposase, whose translation MRFVDEHRGRYAVALLLRVLNITASTYYGWRDKTVRPCDRAEVDRALLSNIHEIWVASGHTYGADRVHRRLARDGVRVGRKRVERLMAGQGWQGAFLRRGWRGGSTKQDPRHTPAPDLVNRDFTASAPNRLWVADATRIPCGQGVFWLAAVRDAFSNRIVGWKTSDRCDTDLILGALEYGIWSRDVRDQELIHHSDKGSNYTSFRFGQRLADNGILPSMGSTGDSYDNALMENFFSTLKTELVYRTSWRTRDEAENAIFTYIDGWYNPRRIQRDLGYLSPDEYETAWASTRIDQPDSNGTIPAPTGVR comes from the coding sequence ATGAGGTTCGTTGACGAACATCGTGGCCGTTACGCGGTCGCGCTCCTGCTACGGGTCCTGAACATCACCGCGTCGACGTACTACGGCTGGCGCGACAAGACGGTCCGGCCGTGTGATCGGGCTGAGGTCGACCGGGCGTTGTTGTCCAACATCCACGAGATCTGGGTCGCGTCGGGGCACACCTATGGCGCGGACCGGGTGCATCGGCGGTTGGCGCGGGACGGTGTCCGGGTCGGCCGTAAGCGGGTGGAGCGGCTGATGGCCGGCCAGGGTTGGCAGGGGGCGTTCCTGCGACGTGGCTGGCGGGGCGGGTCCACGAAGCAGGACCCGCGGCACACTCCGGCACCGGACCTGGTCAACCGGGACTTCACCGCGTCGGCGCCGAACCGGTTGTGGGTTGCCGACGCGACCCGGATCCCGTGCGGTCAGGGTGTGTTCTGGCTGGCGGCGGTCCGGGACGCGTTCTCGAACCGGATCGTGGGGTGGAAGACCTCCGATCGGTGCGACACCGACCTGATCCTCGGCGCGTTGGAGTACGGGATCTGGTCGCGGGATGTGCGGGATCAGGAGTTGATCCACCACAGCGACAAGGGGTCGAACTATACGTCGTTCCGGTTCGGGCAACGGTTGGCGGACAACGGGATTCTGCCGTCGATGGGTTCCACTGGGGATAGTTATGACAACGCTCTGATGGAGAACTTCTTCTCGACGTTGAAGACCGAGTTGGTGTACCGGACGTCGTGGCGGACCCGCGACGAGGCCGAGAACGCGATCTTCACCTACATCGACGGGTGGTACAACCCTCGTCGGATCCAGCGTGACCTCGGCTACCTCAGCCCGGACGAGTACGAGACCGCCTGGGCGTCGACACGAATCGATCAGCCAGACTCGAACGGAACCATCCCGGCGCCGACCGGCGTCAGGTAA
- a CDS encoding nitrate- and nitrite sensing domain-containing protein, with product MARTQADGQQPKKSRRGNDRQQSIKRRVIRLVLIPGVAALALWLAASGYLVFQGFYNRQVAVGVREVSIPAVPALASIQEERRLGIAYLAQSDNDLQELLDQRRQTDEQLTALRTVAEGSLAAAPDSIITQWNTLTGYLDQLPSIRTTIDSRSASGQEAYEFYNGLLDAATEMFDIQARIVPDVTAAQGGIAATEAFLSSDLMSRAGSLGDEAFSSRSFTEQEHLAFVQLVGAYRATLAAVSPHLHPDAQQRYEEIVASDAWQRLQIAEDKLIAAGAWGNSVPGGLGIDRAQWAQLTAQVSADLVDLTIVQADSVSAQTLRTGNNQLLLALLGSLLALAVAVAATVWAVRQSQVLVDQALSLRLAQLGQDASAMVDERLPAVMDRLRRREQVDLSAELATKDYGADEIGQVAQVINRSLQAAAAAAVNEAQTRTSSITMLMGVARRPQRPLQRGLRVIEDLQGRIGDEKLLGELFDINHQLTQTRRFLENLVILAGGQIGRRFKNPVPVRRVLLAAFAESQHYQRITLRKAADLAVHGHAVAGTIHLLAELLDNALAFSPPETMVWVTCNEVKHGLAVEIEDAGMGMRGEALDRANDLLATAPTPDVMALRDGAQVGLHVVAELAKRDGIQVSLRTSAYGGLLAIVLLPERLLAGRTDDRTGRDLEQERLVPAMAGAVARPNALRHHPRAAANAATATATATAPAQASATATAPAHPQAPSATPVPTTVGTTGAAATNAVATAAAPGSTVGPAPVIPGPASTAGSAPVGGGTVYERRSTGDVAGHPYRTGDPADYRRNGAAQVEWRLDPEPAEPDPAAGGGTTATGTPPSAPPARPPLPHRQPQQHIAPELRDEIAADGDPGTDATPMRSPEEARNRFSRYQRAWSAGQAAASDDVAANDAPATNDDQGRNA from the coding sequence TTGGCACGCACACAGGCCGACGGCCAGCAGCCGAAGAAATCCCGACGCGGCAACGACCGTCAGCAGTCGATCAAGCGTAGGGTCATCCGGCTGGTCCTCATCCCCGGCGTGGCCGCCCTGGCGCTCTGGCTGGCCGCCTCCGGCTACCTGGTCTTCCAGGGCTTCTACAACCGACAGGTCGCCGTCGGCGTCCGTGAGGTGTCGATCCCGGCCGTTCCGGCGCTCGCCTCCATCCAGGAGGAACGCCGCCTCGGCATCGCCTACCTGGCCCAGTCCGACAACGACCTGCAGGAACTGCTCGACCAGCGGCGGCAGACCGACGAGCAGCTGACCGCGCTGCGTACCGTCGCCGAAGGCTCCCTCGCCGCCGCCCCCGACTCGATCATCACCCAGTGGAACACCCTCACCGGGTACCTGGATCAGCTGCCGAGCATCCGGACCACGATCGACTCCCGGTCGGCCAGCGGCCAGGAGGCGTACGAGTTCTACAACGGCCTGCTCGACGCCGCGACCGAGATGTTCGACATCCAGGCCCGGATCGTGCCCGACGTGACCGCCGCCCAGGGTGGTATCGCCGCCACCGAGGCGTTCCTCTCCAGTGACCTGATGTCGCGGGCCGGCTCCCTCGGTGACGAGGCGTTCAGCTCCCGGTCCTTCACCGAGCAGGAACATCTCGCCTTCGTCCAGCTGGTCGGGGCGTACCGGGCCACCCTGGCCGCCGTCTCCCCGCACCTGCACCCCGACGCCCAGCAGCGCTACGAGGAGATCGTCGCCAGCGACGCCTGGCAGCGGCTGCAGATCGCCGAGGACAAGCTGATCGCCGCCGGTGCCTGGGGCAACTCGGTCCCCGGTGGGCTCGGCATCGACCGTGCGCAGTGGGCCCAGCTCACCGCGCAGGTCTCCGCCGACCTGGTCGACCTGACCATCGTGCAGGCCGACTCGGTCTCCGCGCAGACCCTGCGTACCGGTAACAACCAGCTGCTGCTGGCGCTGCTCGGCAGCCTCCTCGCCCTGGCCGTCGCGGTCGCCGCGACCGTCTGGGCGGTCCGGCAGTCGCAGGTCCTGGTCGACCAGGCACTGTCACTGCGCCTGGCGCAGCTCGGCCAGGACGCCTCCGCGATGGTCGACGAGCGGCTGCCGGCGGTCATGGACCGGCTGCGCCGCCGCGAACAGGTCGACCTCTCCGCCGAACTCGCCACCAAGGACTACGGCGCCGACGAGATCGGCCAGGTGGCCCAGGTCATCAACCGGTCGCTGCAGGCGGCGGCGGCCGCCGCCGTCAACGAGGCGCAGACCCGTACGTCGAGTATCACCATGCTGATGGGTGTCGCCCGGCGCCCGCAGCGGCCACTGCAGCGCGGCCTGCGGGTCATCGAGGACCTGCAAGGTCGAATCGGTGACGAGAAGCTGCTCGGCGAGCTGTTCGACATCAACCACCAGCTCACTCAGACCCGGCGCTTCCTGGAGAACCTGGTCATCCTCGCCGGTGGGCAGATCGGCCGTCGGTTCAAGAACCCCGTCCCGGTCCGCCGGGTGCTGCTGGCCGCCTTCGCCGAGTCGCAGCACTACCAGCGGATCACCCTGCGCAAGGCCGCCGACCTGGCGGTGCACGGGCACGCCGTCGCCGGCACCATCCACCTGCTCGCCGAGCTGCTGGACAACGCGCTGGCCTTCTCGCCGCCGGAGACGATGGTCTGGGTCACCTGCAACGAGGTCAAGCACGGCCTCGCGGTGGAGATCGAGGACGCCGGCATGGGGATGCGCGGCGAGGCGCTGGACCGGGCCAACGACCTGCTCGCCACCGCGCCGACCCCGGACGTGATGGCGTTGCGCGACGGCGCCCAGGTCGGTCTGCACGTCGTCGCCGAGCTGGCCAAGCGCGACGGCATCCAGGTCAGCCTGCGGACCTCGGCGTACGGCGGCCTGCTGGCGATCGTGCTGCTGCCGGAGCGGCTGCTCGCCGGCCGTACCGACGACCGGACCGGCCGGGACCTGGAGCAGGAACGGCTCGTCCCGGCCATGGCCGGGGCGGTGGCCCGACCGAACGCGCTGCGGCACCACCCCCGAGCCGCCGCCAACGCCGCAACCGCGACCGCGACCGCGACGGCACCTGCGCAGGCGTCGGCGACCGCGACGGCGCCGGCACACCCGCAGGCACCCTCGGCCACACCGGTTCCGACGACCGTCGGGACGACCGGGGCAGCGGCCACGAACGCCGTCGCGACCGCGGCGGCGCCCGGCAGCACCGTCGGGCCGGCCCCGGTGATCCCCGGACCGGCGTCGACGGCCGGTTCCGCCCCGGTGGGCGGCGGCACGGTGTACGAACGACGGAGCACAGGCGACGTGGCAGGACATCCGTACCGTACCGGCGACCCGGCCGACTACCGCCGCAACGGGGCCGCCCAGGTGGAGTGGCGGCTCGACCCGGAGCCGGCCGAGCCGGACCCGGCGGCCGGCGGCGGCACGACGGCCACCGGTACGCCGCCGTCCGCCCCGCCGGCCCGGCCGCCGCTGCCGCACCGCCAGCCGCAGCAGCACATCGCGCCGGAGCTGCGCGACGAGATCGCGGCGGACGGCGACCCTGGTACGGACGCCACGCCGATGCGCTCCCCGGAGGAGGCCAGGAACCGATTCAGCCGGTACCAGCGGGCCTGGAGCGCAGGTCAGGCGGCAGCCAGCGACGACGTGGCGGCCAACGACGCCCCGGCAACTAATGATGATCAAGGCAGGAACGCGTGA
- a CDS encoding roadblock/LC7 domain-containing protein: protein MTNSHPQNDLTWMLDDLVEVPDVLYAVVLSTDGLIIQKSTSLPQDQAELLAAGASSLHSVAAGVSRRFDSGPVHQVIVEYRGQSLFIAAAGHNARLAVLCEQSVDMGTVAYEMSRLVTRIGEYLSTDPRTAVTQINGNAGPGR, encoded by the coding sequence GTGACCAACTCTCACCCGCAGAACGACCTGACCTGGATGTTGGACGACCTCGTCGAGGTCCCCGACGTCCTGTACGCGGTGGTCCTGTCCACCGACGGTCTGATCATCCAGAAGTCCACATCGCTGCCGCAGGACCAGGCCGAACTGCTCGCCGCCGGGGCGTCGTCGCTGCACAGCGTCGCCGCCGGGGTCAGCCGCCGGTTCGACAGCGGCCCGGTGCACCAGGTCATCGTCGAGTACCGGGGACAGAGCCTGTTCATCGCCGCCGCCGGGCACAACGCCCGGCTCGCCGTACTCTGCGAGCAGAGCGTCGACATGGGCACCGTCGCGTACGAGATGAGCCGGCTGGTCACCCGCATCGGTGAGTACCTGAGCACCGATCCGCGGACCGCGGTGACGCAGATCAACGGCAATGCCGGGCCGGGCCGATGA
- a CDS encoding DUF742 domain-containing protein has product MTHEVWDGDDDSEAGRLVPLYILVNGRTSPRNTNLDLATQVVALPADLSRLEPEYREIVERCSTWMSIAEIGAYLHHPLTITKVMVDVLLEQGYLDIGTPAQQKIADRDLLATVLAGLQRL; this is encoded by the coding sequence ATGACACACGAAGTGTGGGACGGCGACGACGACTCGGAGGCGGGCCGACTGGTCCCGCTCTACATCCTGGTCAACGGGCGGACCAGCCCACGCAACACCAACCTCGACCTGGCCACCCAGGTGGTGGCGCTGCCCGCCGACCTGTCCCGGCTGGAACCGGAGTACCGGGAGATCGTCGAGCGCTGCTCGACCTGGATGTCGATCGCCGAGATCGGCGCCTACCTGCACCACCCGCTCACCATCACCAAGGTGATGGTCGACGTGCTCCTCGAGCAGGGCTACCTGGACATCGGTACGCCGGCCCAGCAGAAGATCGCCGACCGTGACCTGCTGGCGACCGTGCTCGCGGGCCTTCAGCGACTGTAG
- a CDS encoding ATP/GTP-binding protein, translating into MDRKSVKVVVAGGFGTGKTTMVGSVSEIPPLTTEEVLTEASIGVDDVTGIEDKTSTTVALDFGRITIAEDVVLYLFGTPGQDRFWFIWDELAQGAIGAVVLVDTRRLDSSFAAIDYFERRGIPFVAAVNQFFGECLYTEDEIRGALELDPAVPLLWTDARDRASCKETLIELVKHAMRRLPVAS; encoded by the coding sequence GTGGATCGCAAATCGGTCAAGGTCGTGGTCGCTGGCGGATTCGGCACGGGCAAGACCACCATGGTCGGCTCGGTCAGCGAAATTCCGCCGCTGACCACCGAGGAGGTGCTGACCGAGGCCAGCATCGGCGTCGACGACGTCACCGGCATCGAGGACAAGACCAGCACCACCGTCGCCCTCGACTTCGGCCGGATCACCATCGCCGAGGACGTCGTGCTCTACCTGTTCGGCACCCCCGGGCAGGACCGCTTCTGGTTCATCTGGGACGAGTTGGCCCAGGGTGCGATCGGCGCGGTGGTGCTGGTCGACACCCGCCGGCTGGACAGCAGCTTCGCCGCCATCGACTACTTCGAGCGACGCGGCATCCCGTTCGTGGCTGCGGTCAACCAGTTCTTCGGTGAGTGCCTCTACACCGAGGACGAGATCCGGGGCGCGTTGGAGCTGGATCCGGCCGTACCGCTGCTGTGGACCGACGCCCGGGACCGGGCCTCCTGCAAGGAGACCCTGATCGAGCTGGTCAAGCACGCGATGCGCCGGCTACCGGTGGCCAGCTGA
- a CDS encoding tryptophanase yields MQPADRRTTLPPYRIKVVEPIPFLTADERRAALAEAGYNPFNLRADQITIDLLSDSGTGATSTLQEAAAALGDESYAGARSWFRFRDEIRDLTGYPHVLPVHQGRAGERILFGDLLKPGQISISNTHFDTTHANVVLAGAQAVNLPCAAATDLDDDAPFKGDIDLDALERTLAGPDGHRVGVVLMTITNNGLGAQPVSMANLTAVRDLCRRFDVPFFLDAARFAENAWLVSQREDAYRDKTPREIARAAFDLADGCVISLKKDGLSAIGGVIGLRDEARYTACEANLIATEGFSTYGGLAGHDLERLAQGVREVLEPAYLRSRAASTARLARLLADAGVATVAPAGIHALYLNAGRLLPHLSPHQFPGHALGCQLFLDGGIRCAELGSLYLGGLDDNHQLVTPAPFELVRLAIPRRVYTDAHLEYVAEVLADIAKDPQRVGGYRIVSAPPLLRHFKVRLAPA; encoded by the coding sequence ATGCAGCCAGCCGACCGACGCACCACCCTGCCGCCGTACCGGATCAAAGTGGTGGAGCCGATCCCGTTCCTGACCGCCGACGAACGGCGCGCCGCGCTGGCCGAGGCCGGCTACAACCCGTTCAACCTGCGGGCCGACCAGATCACCATCGACCTGCTCTCCGACTCCGGCACCGGGGCCACCTCGACCCTGCAGGAGGCCGCGGCGGCGCTCGGCGACGAATCGTACGCCGGGGCCCGCTCCTGGTTCCGGTTCCGCGACGAGATCCGCGACCTGACCGGCTACCCGCACGTGCTGCCGGTGCACCAGGGCCGGGCCGGTGAACGGATCCTCTTCGGTGACCTGCTGAAACCCGGCCAGATCAGCATCAGCAACACCCATTTCGACACCACCCACGCCAACGTGGTGCTGGCCGGCGCGCAGGCGGTCAACCTGCCCTGCGCCGCCGCCACCGACCTGGACGACGACGCACCGTTCAAGGGCGACATCGACCTCGACGCGCTGGAACGGACCCTGGCCGGCCCGGACGGGCACCGGGTCGGCGTGGTGCTGATGACGATCACCAACAACGGGCTCGGCGCACAGCCGGTGTCGATGGCGAACCTGACCGCCGTACGCGACCTGTGCCGCCGCTTCGACGTGCCGTTCTTCCTGGACGCGGCCCGGTTCGCCGAGAACGCATGGCTGGTGTCGCAACGGGAGGACGCGTACCGCGACAAGACTCCGCGCGAGATCGCCCGCGCCGCCTTCGACCTGGCCGACGGCTGCGTCATCAGCCTGAAGAAGGACGGCCTGTCGGCGATCGGCGGTGTCATCGGGCTGCGCGACGAGGCCCGGTACACCGCCTGCGAGGCCAACCTGATCGCCACCGAGGGCTTCTCCACGTACGGCGGACTCGCCGGCCACGACCTGGAACGGCTCGCCCAGGGCGTCCGGGAGGTGCTCGAACCGGCGTACCTGCGCTCCCGTGCGGCCTCGACCGCCCGGCTGGCCCGGCTGCTCGCCGACGCCGGGGTGGCCACGGTCGCCCCCGCCGGCATCCACGCCCTCTACCTGAACGCGGGCCGGCTGCTGCCACACCTGTCGCCGCACCAGTTCCCCGGCCACGCGCTGGGCTGCCAGCTCTTCCTCGACGGCGGGATCCGCTGCGCCGAGCTGGGCTCGCTGTACCTCGGCGGGCTCGACGACAACCACCAGCTGGTCACGCCGGCACCGTTCGAGCTGGTCCGGCTGGCGATCCCGCGCCGGGTCTACACCGACGCCCATCTGGAGTACGTCGCCGAGGTGCTGGCCGACATCGCCAAGGACCCGCAGCGGGTCGGCGGCTACCGGATCGTCTCCGCCCCGCCGCTGCTGCGCCACTTCAAGGTCCGGCTGGCCCCGGCGTAG
- a CDS encoding tryptophan dimethylallyltransferase family protein: protein MHGTSLLDRLAGQLTRLCAVVDADPAVPRQLVADLLGPAATRPVDQPPAWPSDVADDHTPVEYSVAFNEAEPPTLRILAEAQAATGDLAAHAQAAYRFLDRQVDRFDLATSRFDAVREVFDTDRPRGAFALWYSLVFRSGRRPELKVYFNPAVRGEEHSATLVVEALRKLGLDAAYPMMVDGGLRPGELGRRDQLTFFALDLHDGDQSRVKLYVSQYDATVDDAVRAASVVDDIDPDQVADFCTTAAGGPGPYERRPLVSSYTFTTGATQPVGYSLYVPIRDYVDDDVQARDRVRELLDRYGLDASRLDPAIEAVTDRPLADGVGLIAHVSLRVGRPRPGITVYLSAEAHQVAAPRPGRDRTPMNAGSM, encoded by the coding sequence ATGCACGGAACCTCCCTGTTGGACCGACTGGCCGGACAGTTGACCCGGCTCTGCGCGGTCGTCGACGCCGACCCGGCCGTCCCTCGGCAACTCGTCGCCGACCTGCTCGGCCCGGCCGCGACCCGGCCCGTCGACCAGCCACCGGCCTGGCCGTCCGACGTCGCCGACGACCACACCCCGGTCGAGTACTCCGTCGCGTTCAACGAGGCCGAGCCGCCGACCCTGCGGATCCTCGCCGAGGCCCAGGCCGCCACCGGGGACCTCGCCGCGCACGCCCAGGCCGCGTACCGCTTCCTGGACCGCCAGGTCGACCGGTTCGACCTGGCCACCAGCCGGTTCGACGCGGTCCGCGAGGTCTTCGACACCGACCGACCGCGCGGTGCCTTCGCACTGTGGTACTCGCTGGTCTTCCGCAGCGGCCGCCGACCCGAACTCAAGGTCTACTTCAACCCGGCGGTACGCGGCGAGGAGCACAGCGCCACGCTGGTCGTCGAAGCGCTACGAAAGCTGGGGCTCGACGCCGCGTACCCGATGATGGTCGACGGCGGCCTGCGCCCCGGTGAGCTGGGCCGACGCGACCAGCTGACGTTCTTCGCGCTGGACCTGCACGACGGCGACCAGTCCCGGGTCAAGCTCTACGTCAGCCAGTACGACGCGACCGTCGACGACGCCGTCCGCGCCGCGAGCGTGGTCGACGACATCGACCCCGACCAGGTCGCCGACTTCTGCACCACGGCGGCCGGCGGCCCCGGCCCGTACGAACGGCGTCCGCTGGTCAGCAGCTACACCTTCACCACCGGCGCCACCCAGCCGGTCGGCTACAGCCTGTACGTGCCGATCCGCGACTACGTCGACGACGACGTCCAGGCCCGCGACCGGGTCCGCGAACTGCTCGACCGGTACGGCCTCGACGCCAGCCGGCTCGACCCGGCCATCGAGGCGGTCACCGACCGGCCGTTGGCCGACGGCGTCGGCCTGATCGCGCACGTGTCACTGCGGGTCGGCCGCCCCCGCCCCGGCATCACCGTCTACCTGTCCGCCGAAGCCCACCAGGTCGCCGCACCGCGACCCGGGCGAGACCGTACGCCGATGAACGCCGGGAGCATGTGA
- a CDS encoding Ku protein: protein MRAIWKGAVSFGLVSIGVRLYSATEEKDIRFHQVHRTDGGRIRYKRVCSVDGEEVSYDDIAKGYDLGGGEMVILTDEDFSDLPLSTSRAIDVLEFVPADQVDPILYNKAYYLEPEGTATKPYVLLRDALADSDRVAIVKVALRQREQLATLRVRDNVLVLNTMLWPDEIRQASFGFLDDDVQVRPPELAMAASLIDSMAGEFAPDEYTDDYRAALQEVIDAKVEGREIVAPEEEAEAPPAAVDLMAALRASVERARVARGEAADSDRAPAEPTPITSARKAGGKAPAARRTAAKKADPAKQAEPAKKTQRAKQAEPASKNEPAKKAAAKQTGGTKTATKKAAAKKASSRSSTARKATDRKSA, encoded by the coding sequence ATGCGCGCGATCTGGAAAGGCGCGGTGTCGTTCGGCCTCGTGTCGATCGGGGTACGCCTGTACTCCGCCACGGAGGAGAAGGACATCCGGTTCCACCAGGTGCACCGCACCGACGGCGGTCGGATCCGGTACAAGCGGGTCTGCTCGGTCGACGGCGAGGAGGTCAGCTACGACGACATCGCCAAGGGCTACGACCTCGGCGGTGGCGAGATGGTGATCCTGACCGACGAGGATTTCTCGGATCTGCCGCTGAGCACGTCGCGGGCGATCGACGTACTGGAGTTCGTGCCGGCCGACCAGGTCGACCCGATCCTCTACAACAAGGCCTACTACCTGGAGCCGGAGGGTACGGCGACCAAGCCGTACGTGCTGCTGCGCGACGCCCTGGCCGACTCCGACCGGGTGGCGATCGTGAAGGTGGCGCTGCGGCAGCGGGAGCAGCTGGCCACTCTGCGGGTACGCGACAACGTGCTGGTGCTCAACACGATGCTCTGGCCGGACGAGATCCGCCAGGCGTCGTTCGGTTTCCTCGACGACGACGTGCAGGTCCGGCCGCCGGAGCTGGCGATGGCGGCGTCGTTGATCGACTCGATGGCCGGTGAGTTCGCCCCGGACGAGTACACCGACGACTACCGGGCCGCGTTGCAGGAGGTCATCGACGCCAAGGTGGAGGGCCGGGAGATCGTCGCCCCGGAGGAGGAGGCGGAGGCTCCGCCGGCTGCGGTGGACCTGATGGCGGCGTTGCGGGCCTCGGTGGAGCGGGCCCGGGTGGCCCGTGGCGAGGCCGCCGACAGTGACCGGGCCCCGGCCGAGCCGACCCCGATCACCTCGGCGAGGAAGGCGGGCGGCAAGGCCCCGGCGGCGCGCCGGACCGCCGCGAAGAAGGCCGATCCCGCCAAGCAGGCCGAACCGGCGAAGAAGACTCAGCGAGCGAAGCAGGCCGAGCCGGCCAGCAAGAACGAGCCGGCGAAGAAGGCTGCCGCCAAGCAGACCGGCGGCACGAAGACCGCCACCAAGAAGGCTGCCGCCAAGAAGGCCAGCTCCCGCAGCTCGACGGCGAGGAAGGCCACCGACCGTAAGTCCGCCTGA
- the ligD gene encoding non-homologous end-joining DNA ligase: MPGGPLRPMLATTGELPTGPGWRYEFKWDGVRALADISGGAQRLYARSGAEITVAYPELSGLPRALDDALLDGEMVLLDAAGRPSFTALAERMHVRDPARAARLAAGAPATYMIFDLLRLRGADLTGWPYHDRRHALEALGLAGPAWAVPPGFADGPATRAAAAEHGLEGVVAKRHDAIYRPGVRSPDWVKVKIELTRDFVVGGWRPGVRRVGGLLVGVPGRDPAGAATGALRFTGRVGGGIGAAAERALLAALEPLRTDGSPFDTPLPREDARGAIWVRPEVVIEVRYGQQTPDGRLRFPRFLRIRPDVPATDVDAEAADGG, encoded by the coding sequence ATGCCGGGTGGACCGCTGCGGCCGATGCTCGCGACGACCGGGGAGCTGCCCACAGGCCCCGGCTGGCGGTACGAGTTCAAGTGGGACGGCGTCCGCGCGCTGGCCGACATCTCCGGCGGCGCGCAGCGTCTGTACGCCCGCTCCGGCGCCGAGATCACGGTGGCCTACCCGGAACTGTCCGGCCTGCCCCGCGCCCTGGACGACGCCCTGCTCGACGGCGAGATGGTGCTGCTCGACGCCGCCGGCCGGCCGTCGTTCACCGCGCTCGCCGAGCGGATGCACGTACGGGACCCGGCGCGGGCCGCCCGGTTGGCCGCCGGGGCCCCGGCCACGTACATGATCTTCGACCTGCTGCGGCTGCGCGGCGCCGACCTGACCGGCTGGCCGTACCACGACCGGCGGCACGCGCTGGAAGCCCTCGGCCTGGCCGGGCCGGCGTGGGCGGTGCCGCCCGGCTTCGCCGACGGGCCGGCCACCCGGGCCGCCGCCGCTGAACACGGCCTGGAGGGGGTGGTCGCCAAACGGCACGACGCGATCTACCGTCCAGGGGTGCGCAGCCCCGACTGGGTCAAGGTCAAAATCGAGCTGACCAGGGATTTCGTCGTCGGCGGCTGGCGGCCGGGGGTACGCCGCGTCGGCGGGCTGCTGGTCGGCGTACCGGGGCGGGATCCGGCCGGTGCGGCGACCGGTGCCCTGCGGTTCACCGGCCGCGTCGGTGGCGGCATCGGGGCGGCGGCCGAGCGCGCCCTGCTGGCCGCGCTCGAACCGCTGCGTACCGACGGGTCGCCGTTCGACACGCCGCTGCCGCGCGAGGACGCCAGGGGCGCGATCTGGGTCCGCCCCGAGGTCGTGATCGAAGTACGGTACGGCCAGCAGACCCCGGACGGGCGGCTGCGCTTCCCCCGCTTCCTGCGGATCCGCCCGGACGTGCCGGCCACCGACGTCGACGCCGAGGCCGCCGATGGCGGCTGA
- the ligD gene encoding non-homologous end-joining DNA ligase, translating into MPADRGAGAAGRIRVEVAGRALELSNLDKVLYPAAGFTKGEVIDYYTRVSGVLLPHLADRALTRIRYPNGVDGQYFFEKNAPASTPDWVRTARLPTPGSSRGRDEIDFVVADDLPTLVWLANLAALELHTPQWRVGADPDLLVVDLDPGAPAGIAECCVVAVAIRDRFADDGIACWPKTSGRKGMQLCAPVSATQSAEVISGYVKQVAEELESSSPAKVTSRMAKRLRPGRVFIDWSQNNAAKTTVAPYSLRAGPVPAASTPLTWPEVEAAAAGDLLGAVRQFTAAEVLDRIDEYGDLLADLLTPGPPVPS; encoded by the coding sequence ATGCCGGCTGACCGGGGAGCGGGCGCGGCCGGGCGGATCCGCGTGGAGGTGGCCGGCCGGGCGCTGGAGCTGTCGAACCTCGACAAGGTGCTCTACCCGGCGGCCGGGTTCACCAAGGGCGAGGTGATCGACTACTACACCCGGGTCTCCGGCGTACTGCTGCCGCACCTGGCCGACCGGGCGCTCACCCGGATCCGCTACCCGAACGGGGTCGACGGGCAGTACTTCTTCGAGAAGAACGCCCCAGCGAGCACCCCCGACTGGGTGCGTACCGCCCGGTTGCCGACCCCTGGGTCCTCGCGCGGCCGCGACGAGATCGACTTCGTCGTCGCCGACGACCTGCCCACCCTGGTGTGGCTGGCCAATCTGGCCGCGTTGGAGCTGCACACCCCGCAGTGGCGGGTCGGCGCCGACCCTGATCTGCTGGTCGTGGACCTCGATCCGGGGGCACCGGCCGGGATAGCGGAGTGCTGCGTGGTCGCGGTGGCGATCAGGGACCGGTTCGCCGACGACGGGATCGCCTGCTGGCCGAAGACCTCCGGCCGCAAGGGCATGCAGCTGTGTGCGCCGGTTTCTGCCACCCAGTCGGCCGAGGTGATCTCGGGGTACGTCAAGCAGGTCGCCGAGGAACTGGAGTCTTCTTCGCCGGCGAAGGTCACCTCCAGGATGGCGAAGCGGCTGCGCCCGGGAAGGGTCTTCATCGACTGGAGTCAGAACAACGCGGCGAAGACGACGGTGGCGCCGTACTCGCTGCGGGCCGGCCCGGTCCCGGCCGCCTCGACCCCGCTGACCTGGCCGGAGGTGGAGGCCGCAGCGGCGGGGGACCTACTAGGGGCCGTCCGCCAGTTCACCGCCGCCGAGGTGCTGGACCGGATCGACGAGTACGGCGACCTGCTGGCCGACCTGCTCACCCCCGGCCCACCCGTCCCCTCATGA